GCGGGAGGACGGGGGGCACGGGGGGCAGGTTCGCTCATCACTTCATGACCTCTCAGGCGGAACTGTCCCCAGTTCACCGGCAAAGCGTCAGGGGCAGGTCAGGCGGGAGGGGGGCGGCAGAAAGCAGCAGCGGGGGAATGCTCTTTTTCACGGCTCCCCGCTCACGACCCACAGCCCCAAGAACAGGGCGGCCCCCACACGGAGAGCCGCCCATCTGGAGGTGCAGGGTTAAATCTTCTTGCCGCCGTAGGTCATGGAGTTGATCAGGCTCCTGGCCTTGCCCGCCACGTTGGCCGGCAACTTCGCGTAGTCCAGCGCCTCGTTGTACCCCTGCCCCGTGGTGGTCATCCAGGTCAGCAGGTTCTTGAGGGCCTTCGCCTGCGCCTCGGTGCGGTTGCCGTAGTTCTGGTCGCGGTAGAAGATCACGTAGGTGAAGCTGGCAATCGGGTAGGCGTCGGCGTTCGCGCTGTTGGTCAGGCTCACGCGGGTATCTGTGGGAATCACCACGCCCTGCGCGGCAGCACTGGCGGGGCCGTTGTCGGCCAGCACGAACTTCCCGGCGCGGTTCTGCACGCTGCCGAAGGGCAGTTTGTTCTGCTTGGCATACACCAGTTCCACGTACCCGATGGCCCCGGGCGTGCTTTTCACGATGCCCGCCACGCCGTCGTTGCCCTTGGCCCCGGTGCCGACCGGCCACTGGAGGCTGTTGCCCACGCCCACCTTGCTCTTCCACTCGGAGGACACCTTGCTGAGGTAATCCGAGAAGACGTAGGTGGTGCCCGAGCCGTCGCTGCGGCGGGCGACCGCGATGCGCAGCGGCGGAATCGTCACGCCGGGGTTCAGGGCCGTGATGGCCTTGTCGTTCCAGGTCGTGATCTTGCCCAGGTAGATGTCGGCCAGCACGCGGCCGGTGAACTTGAGAGGCTGGGTCACGCCGGGCAGGTTGTAGGCGGGCACCACCGCACCGATGGCGGTGGGAACGTGCAGCAGCTTGCCGGGCGCGGCCTGCATCGCCTCGTCGCTCATGGGGTTGTCGCTGCCCGCGAAGTCCACGGTGCGCTCGGTGATCTGCTTCTGGCCCGCGCCGCTGCCGATGGACTGGTAGTTCACGTCCACGCCGGTGGCCTTCTTGTACTCCGCGAACATCTTGGAGTAGAGGGGGTAGGGAAAGCTCGCGCCCGCGCCGGTGAGGTTGGTCTGTGCGGCGGCGGTGCCCGTGGTCAGCAGGGCCAGGCCCAGGAGGAAGCTCTTCTGCATGCCTGACAGCGTGCGGGCAAAATGTCAACGCCGCGTCACTGGCGTGTCAGCGGAAGGTCAGGCGGTGGTATGCAGTGCGCGGGACGCGGGAAAGAGAAGTCTCCCTGCGTCCCGCGCACCGCGCACTGCCTCCCCTCTTCAGTCCGCCGCTTCCGCCTGCGCGTACTGGAGGCGGTGCAGCCGCGCGTAGTACCCGCCCTTTTCGAGCAGTTCGCGGTGAGTGCCCTGCTCCACGATACGGCCCCGGCGCATCACCACGATGCGGTCGCAGTGCTCGATGGTGCTGAGGCGGTGGGCGATGATGATGGAGGTGCGGCCCTGCATCACCTTTTGCAGCGCGTGCTGAATCCGCAGCTCGGTTTCGGTATCCACGTTGGCGGTCGCCTCGTCCAGCACCAGCAGGATGTCGGGGTTCTGGATCAGGGCGCGGGCAAAGGCCAGCAGTTGCTTCTGGCCGGTGCTGAGGGTCGCCCCGCGCTCGCGCACCTCGGTGCGGTAGCCCTCCGGCAGCGAGAGGATGTAGTCGTGGACGCCCACGTACCGGCAGGCCTCGACCACCCGCTCGTGGGGAATGTCGGGGTTGTTCAGCGTCAGGTTGCTCTCGATGGTGCCCGCAAACAG
The nucleotide sequence above comes from Deinococcus carri. Encoded proteins:
- the pstS gene encoding phosphate ABC transporter substrate-binding protein PstS, with protein sequence MQKSFLLGLALLTTGTAAAQTNLTGAGASFPYPLYSKMFAEYKKATGVDVNYQSIGSGAGQKQITERTVDFAGSDNPMSDEAMQAAPGKLLHVPTAIGAVVPAYNLPGVTQPLKFTGRVLADIYLGKITTWNDKAITALNPGVTIPPLRIAVARRSDGSGTTYVFSDYLSKVSSEWKSKVGVGNSLQWPVGTGAKGNDGVAGIVKSTPGAIGYVELVYAKQNKLPFGSVQNRAGKFVLADNGPASAAAQGVVIPTDTRVSLTNSANADAYPIASFTYVIFYRDQNYGNRTEAQAKALKNLLTWMTTTGQGYNEALDYAKLPANVAGKARSLINSMTYGGKKI